The following proteins are co-located in the Fructilactobacillus carniphilus genome:
- a CDS encoding DMT family transporter, which produces MKKSLIYVLFSTVLFSLMEIALKSAGNQFNPIQLNLIRFTLGGLVILPFAFSHLKKQQRQLHWSDWKVFGLTGFLCVVISMTLYQLAIEYGEPAIVAVLFSCNPVFALIFAYLILHEHVSRADVISLVLSVIGLLVIVNPFKLTDPLGIFFAILAAATFGFYSIMSQASSLRVQLDGVVMTGFTFIAGAIELLGLILITKIPPVAAGMRSVGWLKPFADIPILTNVNLPNLWILLFVGVAVTGGGFAFYFLALQEGGVTMASLVFFFKPVLSPIFAFFLIGEHSSLSTMIGVAIIIVSSLITLYGYRIDAKANQ; this is translated from the coding sequence ATGAAAAAATCATTAATTTACGTCTTATTTTCAACCGTTTTATTTAGTTTAATGGAAATTGCGTTAAAGTCCGCCGGAAATCAGTTCAATCCGATTCAACTGAACTTGATTCGATTCACGCTCGGGGGACTAGTAATTCTCCCGTTTGCCTTTTCCCATTTAAAAAAGCAGCAACGCCAGCTTCATTGGTCGGATTGGAAGGTCTTTGGACTAACCGGCTTTCTGTGCGTGGTCATTTCGATGACGCTGTACCAATTGGCGATTGAATACGGAGAACCGGCAATTGTCGCCGTCCTGTTCAGTTGTAATCCGGTGTTTGCGTTAATCTTTGCCTATCTGATTTTGCACGAGCACGTTTCGCGGGCTGATGTAATTTCGTTAGTGCTGTCTGTGATTGGGTTATTGGTAATCGTCAATCCGTTTAAACTAACGGATCCGCTGGGAATTTTCTTTGCGATCCTCGCAGCCGCCACGTTTGGTTTTTACAGCATCATGTCGCAGGCCTCATCCCTGCGGGTACAACTTGACGGAGTGGTAATGACTGGTTTTACCTTCATTGCCGGAGCGATTGAGCTGCTAGGATTAATCTTGATCACCAAGATTCCGCCCGTCGCAGCCGGAATGCGATCCGTTGGTTGGTTAAAACCGTTTGCGGACATTCCGATTTTAACTAACGTTAACCTGCCAAACCTTTGGATTTTATTGTTCGTTGGGGTCGCTGTAACCGGAGGAGGCTTTGCCTTTTACTTCCTCGCCTTACAAGAAGGTGGTGTCACGATGGCCTCATTGGTGTTCTTCTTTAAACCAGTGCTATCGCCAATCTTTGCGTTCTTCCTAATTGGGGAACACAGCAGTCTATCGACTATGATTGGAGTAGCCATCATCATTGTCAGTTCGCTAATTACTCTATACGGTTATCGCATTGATGCGAAAGCCAACCAATAA
- a CDS encoding isochorismatase family protein, giving the protein MKQVLIVIDLQKGLKDLFQMDQVVHNVNQLIKTYQRHNLPIIFFQHVDDDLPSGSESGELIDDLICPREALYLKKTRADAFWHTPLESYLRDHQIERLQICGAQTDFCIDTTIKVAVHLDFQVQVSLNTFTTASNRGLTAKQINYHYYEIWKTSFF; this is encoded by the coding sequence ATGAAGCAGGTATTGATTGTGATTGATTTACAAAAGGGACTTAAAGATCTCTTTCAAATGGATCAAGTGGTGCACAACGTTAACCAATTAATCAAAACTTATCAACGTCATAACCTGCCAATCATCTTTTTTCAGCATGTTGATGATGATTTGCCAAGTGGAAGCGAGTCAGGTGAATTAATTGATGATTTAATTTGTCCCAGAGAGGCTTTGTATTTAAAAAAGACGCGGGCTGATGCATTTTGGCACACTCCCTTAGAAAGTTATCTTCGAGATCACCAAATTGAACGATTACAAATTTGCGGCGCACAAACCGATTTTTGCATTGACACGACGATTAAAGTAGCAGTTCATTTAGATTTTCAAGTTCAAGTTAGTCTTAACACGTTTACCACTGCATCTAATCGTGGTCTAACCGCCAAACAAATTAATTATCATTACTATGAAATTTGGAAAACTTCATTTTTTTAA
- a CDS encoding GMP reductase has product MEVFDYNDIQLIPNKCIVNSRSECDTTVEFGGRQFKLPVVPANMQTVINEDLAVSLAQNGYFYVMHRFQPEARHDFVNWMHNQGLFASISVGVKPGEYDFITSLAADHLEPEYITIDIAHGYSDSVIKMIKFIKEQLPTSFVIAGNVGTPEGVRALENAGADATKVGVGPGKACITKIKTGFGTGGWQLAAIRYCAKAARKPIVADGGIRTDGDIAKSIRFGATMCMIGSLFAGHLESPGKEVEEGGQKYKEYFGSASEYQKGAYHNVEGKKLLVPYKGSIYDTLQEMKEDLQSSISYAGGRDLQALQTVDYVIVKDTIYNGD; this is encoded by the coding sequence ATGGAAGTATTTGATTATAATGACATTCAATTGATTCCCAACAAGTGTATCGTGAACTCCCGGAGTGAGTGCGATACGACGGTCGAGTTTGGGGGCCGGCAGTTTAAGCTCCCCGTTGTTCCCGCTAACATGCAAACGGTAATTAATGAAGACTTGGCCGTTTCGTTAGCGCAAAACGGTTACTTCTACGTGATGCACCGCTTCCAACCAGAAGCCCGGCACGACTTTGTAAATTGGATGCACAACCAAGGACTGTTTGCTTCCATCAGCGTGGGAGTAAAACCTGGTGAGTACGACTTTATTACCAGTCTAGCTGCGGACCACTTAGAACCAGAGTACATTACAATCGACATTGCCCATGGTTACTCTGATTCCGTTATTAAGATGATTAAGTTCATTAAAGAACAACTACCAACTTCGTTTGTGATTGCCGGAAACGTCGGAACTCCAGAAGGGGTGCGGGCGTTAGAAAATGCTGGTGCCGATGCTACCAAAGTGGGAGTGGGACCCGGAAAAGCCTGCATCACCAAGATTAAAACTGGTTTTGGAACGGGTGGTTGGCAACTAGCTGCTATCCGGTACTGTGCTAAAGCAGCCCGCAAACCAATTGTGGCCGATGGTGGAATTCGGACCGATGGTGACATTGCCAAGTCAATTCGCTTTGGTGCCACGATGTGTATGATTGGTTCGCTGTTTGCCGGTCACTTAGAATCACCTGGGAAAGAAGTCGAGGAAGGTGGTCAGAAGTACAAGGAATACTTCGGTTCGGCTTCTGAATACCAAAAGGGTGCTTATCATAACGTCGAAGGCAAGAAACTATTGGTTCCTTACAAGGGCAGTATCTATGATACATTGCAAGAAATGAAGGAAGACTTGCAGTCATCGATTTCCTACGCGGGGGGCCGCGATTTGCAGGCGTTACAGACGGTTGACTATGTGATTGTGAAGGATACGATTTATAACGGGGACTAA
- the dnaB gene encoding replicative DNA helicase yields MNNDVLTDHTPPQNVEAEKAVLGSIFLAPTTLPDAMELLHPDDFYKRSHQLIYQAMLDLADQDEGIDAVTVTDRLKSQNQLEDVGGVSAIVELAESVPTAANLTYYAKIVSKKATLRRLIETATKIATDGYDEDEDLDTLLDNAEREIMDVSEDRNQSGFQPIRDVLDQAFESINELAENGGDDVTGLPTGYKALDQMTTGLHPGELVILAARPAVGKTAFALNIAQNVGVKTNKTVALFSLEMSAESLVNRMICAEGSIDANHLRTGELNADEWNNLTMAMGTLSTANIFIDDTPGARIASIRANCRRLKKESERDPDGGLGLIVIDYLQLIEGSTRESRQQEVSEISRQLKKLANELQVPIIALSQLSRGVEQRQDKRPVLSDIRESGSIEQDADIVAFLYRDDYYERDGENGNDDDDADIDPREDADNNVGMVEVIIEKNRSGPRGTVNLMFVKSFNKFTSVANTPE; encoded by the coding sequence ATGAATAACGATGTGTTGACGGATCACACGCCACCGCAAAACGTCGAGGCGGAAAAGGCTGTACTAGGTTCCATTTTTCTCGCCCCAACGACCCTGCCTGATGCCATGGAATTGTTGCATCCGGATGATTTTTACAAACGATCTCACCAGTTGATTTACCAAGCGATGCTGGATTTAGCCGATCAAGATGAAGGAATTGATGCCGTCACCGTAACGGACCGACTGAAGAGCCAGAACCAGCTCGAAGACGTGGGTGGGGTTTCGGCGATTGTTGAGCTAGCCGAATCGGTGCCGACCGCAGCCAACCTAACCTACTACGCCAAGATTGTAAGCAAAAAGGCTACTCTACGCCGGTTAATTGAAACAGCAACAAAAATCGCCACGGATGGTTACGATGAAGATGAAGATCTCGACACACTCTTAGATAACGCGGAACGAGAAATCATGGACGTGTCGGAGGATCGAAATCAGAGCGGATTTCAACCGATTCGAGATGTTTTAGACCAGGCATTTGAAAGCATTAACGAGCTGGCTGAAAATGGTGGTGACGATGTAACTGGATTACCAACGGGTTACAAGGCGTTAGACCAAATGACGACCGGTCTGCATCCGGGAGAATTAGTTATTTTAGCCGCGCGACCAGCCGTCGGAAAAACTGCCTTTGCACTTAACATTGCCCAAAACGTGGGAGTTAAGACAAACAAGACCGTTGCCCTCTTCAGTTTAGAAATGAGCGCTGAATCATTGGTGAACCGAATGATTTGTGCTGAAGGTAGCATTGATGCTAACCATCTCCGAACTGGGGAACTAAATGCCGACGAATGGAATAACCTAACAATGGCCATGGGGACCCTGTCGACTGCTAATATTTTTATCGATGATACTCCGGGAGCCCGGATTGCTTCAATTCGGGCGAACTGTCGGCGCTTAAAAAAGGAATCCGAACGTGATCCAGATGGTGGTCTAGGCTTAATTGTGATTGACTACCTCCAGTTAATTGAAGGGAGTACTCGGGAAAGTCGGCAGCAAGAGGTTTCTGAAATTTCACGCCAACTTAAGAAATTAGCTAATGAGTTACAGGTACCAATCATTGCGCTGTCCCAACTCTCCCGGGGTGTAGAGCAACGTCAAGATAAACGACCAGTGCTGTCTGATATCCGGGAATCTGGTTCGATTGAACAGGATGCGGACATCGTGGCCTTTCTGTATCGAGATGATTATTATGAACGTGACGGCGAAAACGGCAATGATGATGATGATGCTGACATAGATCCACGCGAGGATGCCGATAATAACGTGGGAATGGTTGAAGTCATCATTGAAAAGAATCGATCGGGTCCACGGGGCACGGTTAATCTGATGTTTGTAAAATCATTTAATAAATTTACTTCGGTGGCCAACACCCCAGAATAG
- the rplI gene encoding 50S ribosomal protein L9, with protein sequence MQVIFLEDVRGKGKRGEIKQVPAGYAQNYLIKNGLAEPATKSAISRVKAQQKHAEENAEEELAEAKQLKAFLEKDDTVVELRAKSGKDGRLFGSITSKQIAQALADQYQVKIDKRKIELAEPIKAMGYTNVPVKLHPSVTGTIRVHIAEK encoded by the coding sequence ATGCAAGTAATCTTTTTAGAAGACGTTCGTGGGAAAGGTAAACGGGGAGAAATTAAGCAGGTCCCAGCTGGATACGCTCAAAACTACCTGATTAAGAATGGCTTAGCCGAACCAGCTACTAAATCAGCGATTAGTCGGGTAAAGGCCCAACAAAAACACGCTGAAGAGAATGCTGAAGAAGAGTTGGCAGAAGCCAAGCAACTTAAAGCCTTTTTAGAAAAGGATGACACGGTAGTAGAACTGCGAGCGAAGTCCGGAAAAGACGGACGCTTGTTTGGTTCGATTACCAGCAAACAAATTGCCCAAGCATTGGCAGACCAATACCAAGTTAAAATTGATAAACGTAAGATTGAACTAGCTGAACCAATTAAAGCAATGGGATACACCAACGTTCCCGTTAAATTACATCCCAGCGTTACGGGGACCATTCGGGTGCACATTGCGGAAAAATAG
- a CDS encoding DHH family phosphoesterase, with product MKNEKKTFALPPFVHNQHLRTIAIFITLNLVLGLVIAFLYNLWVGVVLLVLACVGLFFIIKELNVVEQNADNYMDRLSYLINRGEQESLLEMPLGVLILDSSQRVSWINPYLQPYFQTERVVGRTISQVAPQLAELIKKNWDQDQSFEAAWNGHYFNFLIQRQYRTIYMMDITHYADLEVQYENEKIAIGEIYLDNFDEVSQSMSDQEISNLRNYVTNKLTDWAQEYGIYLKRIDAEHYSIMMYVQSLRDVEKDKFNVLDTIRKGTVQQNFPITLSIGIAYGDTDLNRLADLAQSNLDLALGRGGDQAVIKAKDGKAIFFGGKTNPMEKRTRVRARMITHALVQLMGTADKIFVDGHQQPDMDSWGAAMGIRRIAQMNGKECYIVFNNQDVHTDIRRLLDKIEDYPDIQNSIITSDEAVKLATDDSLMIMVDHSNPKIGVAQDLYQKLENRVVIIDHHRRGEEFPANPLLAYVEPYASSACELITEMFEYQSQSADPMNDLEATAMLTGIVVDTQSFTVKTGTRTFDAASYLRSAGANVDEISSFMKENVKNYMAENHLISLVKFETDHVAIITAEDDVQYDSVTAAKSVDSLLSVDGVEASFVVFRRYDGNVGISARSDGSINVQVIMEKLGGGGHLGAGATQIKDQSVPEASELLQTTIQDSLVEDEAAAE from the coding sequence ATGAAAAATGAAAAAAAGACGTTCGCATTGCCACCGTTTGTGCATAATCAACACTTACGGACCATTGCGATTTTCATCACCTTAAACTTGGTGTTAGGCTTAGTAATCGCGTTTTTGTATAACTTATGGGTTGGGGTCGTCCTACTCGTGTTAGCCTGCGTGGGCCTTTTCTTTATCATTAAGGAACTCAACGTGGTGGAACAAAATGCAGATAATTACATGGATCGGCTCTCGTATTTAATTAACCGTGGTGAACAAGAATCACTGTTGGAAATGCCGCTAGGGGTTTTGATTTTAGATTCATCTCAACGAGTGAGTTGGATTAATCCCTACCTGCAGCCGTACTTTCAGACGGAGCGGGTGGTTGGGCGTACCATTTCCCAAGTTGCACCTCAACTGGCAGAGCTAATTAAAAAGAACTGGGATCAGGATCAATCGTTTGAAGCGGCTTGGAACGGCCATTACTTTAATTTCTTGATTCAGCGCCAGTACCGGACCATCTATATGATGGACATTACGCATTATGCTGATTTAGAGGTACAGTACGAAAACGAAAAGATTGCGATTGGAGAAATTTATCTTGATAACTTTGACGAAGTTAGTCAATCTATGTCTGATCAAGAAATTTCTAATTTGCGCAACTACGTAACGAATAAGCTGACGGATTGGGCCCAAGAATATGGGATTTATCTCAAACGGATTGATGCGGAACACTATTCCATCATGATGTATGTGCAGTCATTACGGGACGTGGAGAAAGATAAATTTAACGTGCTCGATACGATTCGCAAGGGGACCGTCCAGCAAAATTTCCCAATTACCTTGAGTATCGGGATTGCTTATGGAGATACGGATTTAAACCGGCTGGCTGATCTAGCGCAAAGTAACTTAGACCTAGCGCTTGGTCGAGGTGGTGATCAAGCGGTCATCAAAGCCAAGGATGGCAAGGCCATCTTCTTTGGGGGTAAAACCAATCCGATGGAGAAACGGACGCGGGTTCGGGCCCGGATGATTACCCACGCGCTGGTCCAATTGATGGGCACTGCTGACAAAATCTTTGTGGACGGACACCAACAACCAGACATGGATTCCTGGGGGGCCGCCATGGGAATTCGGCGGATTGCGCAGATGAATGGCAAGGAGTGTTACATCGTCTTTAATAATCAGGACGTGCACACGGATATCCGGCGGCTGCTGGATAAGATTGAGGACTACCCAGACATTCAAAATTCAATTATTACCAGTGACGAAGCCGTTAAACTGGCAACTGATGATAGTTTGATGATCATGGTCGACCACTCGAACCCGAAGATTGGAGTGGCTCAAGACCTGTACCAGAAATTAGAAAATCGGGTCGTCATCATTGACCACCATCGGCGGGGCGAGGAGTTCCCAGCCAATCCATTGTTGGCCTACGTGGAACCCTACGCTTCGTCAGCTTGTGAACTGATTACGGAAATGTTTGAGTATCAGTCGCAGTCAGCGGACCCGATGAATGACTTGGAAGCGACTGCTATGTTGACTGGAATCGTGGTTGATACGCAGTCCTTTACCGTTAAAACGGGAACACGGACGTTTGACGCTGCCAGTTACTTACGGTCGGCGGGAGCAAACGTCGATGAAATTTCGTCGTTTATGAAGGAAAACGTCAAAAACTACATGGCCGAAAATCATCTGATTTCGTTAGTGAAGTTTGAGACGGATCACGTTGCCATTATTACGGCTGAGGATGATGTTCAGTATGATTCCGTGACGGCCGCCAAATCGGTGGATTCTTTACTGTCGGTTGATGGCGTTGAAGCGTCCTTCGTGGTCTTTCGGCGTTACGATGGTAACGTTGGAATTTCTGCCCGGAGTGACGGTAGTATCAACGTCCAAGTTATCATGGAAAAGCTGGGCGGTGGTGGTCACCTCGGAGCAGGAGCAACGCAAATTAAGGATCAATCAGTCCCAGAAGCCAGCGAGCTCCTGCAAACCACTATTCAGGATAGCCTGGTTGAAGATGAGGCAGCGGCTGAATAG
- the rpsR gene encoding 30S ribosomal protein S18 has translation MPEQRHSRGRRGGRRRRKVDFIAANHIEYIDYKDVDLLKRFISERGKILPRRVTGTSAKNQRKLTIAIKRARIMGLLPFVVED, from the coding sequence ATGCCTGAACAAAGACACTCAAGAGGTAGAAGAGGTGGACGTCGTCGCCGTAAGGTCGACTTCATTGCCGCTAACCACATTGAATACATTGATTATAAAGACGTTGATTTATTAAAGCGGTTCATCTCAGAACGGGGTAAGATTTTACCACGTCGAGTAACGGGAACTAGCGCTAAGAACCAACGGAAGTTAACCATCGCTATCAAACGGGCTCGAATTATGGGCTTGTTACCATTCGTGGTGGAAGACTAA
- the ssb gene encoding single-stranded DNA-binding protein translates to MINTVVLTGRLTRDVDLRYTQSGAAVGSFTLAVDRRFTNQNGDREADFVNCVIWRKSAENLANFVHKGSLLGVEGRLQTRNYENKQGQRVYVTEVVVENFTLLEPRNGGQQGNNNMGNQAPQQNPFGTPQSNNFGGQSDSNPANNNQNGNDNSADPFAGSGDQIDISDDDLPF, encoded by the coding sequence ATGATTAATACCGTCGTCCTAACCGGACGTTTAACACGAGATGTTGATTTGCGATACACCCAAAGCGGCGCGGCCGTGGGTTCTTTTACCCTAGCGGTCGATCGCCGCTTCACCAATCAAAATGGTGACCGGGAAGCTGACTTCGTTAATTGTGTTATTTGGCGGAAATCAGCTGAAAATCTTGCTAACTTCGTTCATAAGGGTTCGCTGCTGGGAGTAGAAGGGCGGCTTCAAACGCGTAACTACGAAAATAAGCAGGGCCAACGAGTTTATGTAACGGAAGTCGTGGTTGAAAACTTTACCTTGTTAGAACCCCGTAACGGTGGGCAACAAGGCAATAACAACATGGGCAACCAAGCTCCGCAACAAAATCCATTTGGGACGCCGCAATCCAACAACTTTGGCGGACAATCAGATTCCAATCCGGCTAACAACAACCAGAATGGGAACGATAACTCTGCCGATCCGTTTGCGGGTTCTGGTGACCAAATCGATATTTCCGATGACGATTTGCCATTCTAA
- the rpsF gene encoding 30S ribosomal protein S6, with the protein MENKYEITYIIRPDLDDAAKTALVERFDKILTDNGAKLIDSKDWSKRRFAYEIDGFNEGIYHVVNLTAEDSKAIDEFDRLAKFSDNILRQMTVKRDN; encoded by the coding sequence ATGGAAAACAAATATGAAATTACTTACATCATCCGTCCTGATCTTGATGACGCTGCTAAAACTGCTTTAGTAGAACGGTTCGACAAGATTTTGACTGATAATGGTGCCAAGTTGATAGATTCTAAAGATTGGTCAAAGCGTCGTTTTGCTTACGAAATTGATGGTTTCAACGAAGGAATTTACCACGTTGTAAACTTGACCGCTGAAGACAGCAAAGCCATCGACGAGTTCGACCGGTTAGCTAAGTTTAGTGACAACATTTTACGGCAAATGACTGTTAAACGTGATAACTAA